The segment gattaaaagattggcgatttgcgtaagacaagagggatcacattttgagcatttaattaattaatttacaaaaaaatacccacttaattgactactttcttttaaaatactatgttatttaagaagagttattagttcttggccattctttcgattggcatcataagagtaggggtgtttttttttacagttaagccggttcgattcccaggcgaggcaagtaatttttagaaaatctttgaatgcagaattactaacatttaaaaataacataaagtcttctttcagtaaaatagcataacttcgatatttaaggtactttcccttcatgccccataactttgggacatcctgtatttaatacaatattcttacaaaaacatacacaaatacatataaccatccatgactcggaaataaaaatcaatattcatcatataaattattgcacctaccgggatgcGAACCCGGCTAgctagtagtcagggtcactaaccatttgacattctataaaaaaaatcttgaattGTTGCATTGTGGggtagaattaaattaatagacATAATCTAAGttagagtaataataataaactaacaCTGATATTTTTAAACGCTATCCCTCATTTCTGTCTTCTTCTTTCTAAAATTAATGGACAATAtacgaacccgcgcctctcagGTTACGTCCCAGCGCTTTTACCAACAAAGCCAAGTTGGTGCGggttcaaataataaattttgctacaatacaatatttttatagttaatcccagaattgagggatatcacttaaaaataacaaactgcttAGACtttcaagagcgacatctcatctctcgaaaatggtctttgtttgaggttcaatcacgcctaaaccactgatcgtattgaCATGagactaccaccattcgatgcgaaatttatcatagatggtttatggctacttatttttcgaattccaaaaTTATTTCCTTCTAAAATTCTAAAAAGCggacgggaacggctagtatattatatatacaattatcGGGGTTGAGAGTTGAGACAAaaatatatcaagatttacggaTCATGCGTCATGCGTATTAATGCGGTTGGCTTAGTAAGAGCGCTGAGATATAGGTCGAGGGGTGCAGGTTTGATTCCCACATCATCCATAAATTTtgctacaaattaaatttgtaaacacaTATAGCTTCAAATGtagaaatgtattattttttaatattaaacatagtGCATTAAATTTTACCTTTCAAGCTTATTGTAATACCAATCAGGAATAAGAACTTTAACagataaaatcttctcgtcttCTCCTCTATTAATTGCCAATGTTTGATAGCTCTTTATATGCTGCACTGGACATTTCCATTCAAAGTAAAGCTTATATGTCTCTGGATCTGATTTTGTGTCTACTTTCTTATTTTCATCGGTTTTAACCTCCTTTGTGGAACTTTTAGTTCTGGTACTTTGTAGAGTGAATCTTGTTTCCATTTTTCTAGaatacaaatgaaaatatatagaaaatataGTCTGTAGGACTGAACATGAGAatgtctaaatataaaaattctgatctatgcaataatataaaaggCTTCTGCATTTTTATTGTCAAAGAAGTCTGAATATCAAGTTAAGAACTTATTTTAATTAGAGCTagaattttaattttgcattggcataGCTATGGTCTGTCTCAATTGGTTGAGtggccaacgcggctcccggatgtggatagccacatgccatccTTATTAAATCTTCTtttgactacacatcccgatacttaccaggtctctgtcgacgctcctatcggaacgtctgaccattgcctagttaggagtgtagtgcctatccaacgccCACATCGCAGACCACTAGTAACCCGTCGcgattggcactacaagtcaacagattgggataggatgcattTTTGTTCCTACCGTTGGGgtaaggtttgtttcccttcggatgatcccagtgcctgcgccgttgcagtagccgatgtgatcaCTACATATAACAAGCTCTATAGTATCCAtcagtggcagatcacagccctggttcaatgcgtcagttaaagcagcatctgactgcaaaaaacagacgtatcgaacttgggttgcggcgctgggcacaaatgatccgaactgcaaagttctaaagagaaAATATAACCGTGTCTCCAGATTCTTTACGCGGCAATTCGCCCGTGCGATATCgaagcacgttgtcaaaatcggcgagcagctttccagttctcgactggaacacgcaggttccggtcgttgtcgaaagctgctcttggtaacttcaaccagccgtccctgccgccgttgcacatgaggaatgatacACTGGCCCAtatggcaaaagagaaagccgatcttctaTGCGCTCTtattgcctccaactcgactcttgatgacaacggaaatacaccgccgaccatcctgcgtgtcagagctctatgcctgaagtatagtacagacagaaaactgttcggcaaGCTCTGTTTTAGTTGGATGACGGGAACTTGTACGGGCCGGAttgcatttctccaatcgtgcttagaacgtgtgccgttgttgacgccggtgctaacgcgtttattccggcactcttattcaaaacgcatagtccctgactcatggaagtcagctcttgtccggcaaactacatgcctattattattacctccctgctctccaaaatcatggagagcataattaaccgccagctcttgaaatacctagaaggtcaccagttgatcaacgaccgacagtacggctgtcgccatggtcggtcggcaggcgatcttctagtatacctaacacatagatgggcggcggctatcgaaagcaagcgGGAAGGACTGGCAGTTAGACTGGAGATAGCAAAGAACTTTGAtagtgtatggcacaaggcactcctctcaaaacttccatcatttgggcttcccgagagcttatgcaagtggatctCCGGCTTCCTCACTGAGCGTAGCATTCAGGTGGTTGtcaacggttattgctcgaacccgaagcccgtgaacgctggagtgccccaaggctgtgtgctatctctcaCTCTGTTTCTTCTGCTATGCAAACGATAACACTGTTGATGTGGTGATGCCGTAAAAAcgagccatgcaggtctctcttgggaaatcgttgaccagtgccgggagaaacttgtgtcttctatcgagtcctctcttgagatggtcgcggaatggggtaacttgaaccttgtccaatttaacccccagaagactcaagtttgcgcgtttaccactaaaaaaccccatttgtcgtatcaccactcttcgacaacatATACTGGATctgacaccaggtgacccatacactTGTCTGTCCTTTCTCATGTgacctctttttccataaaaaaagagccATATTATAAGTTAGTTAATGATTAAATCAttatgcttatttatttattataatattttgtaatgctTGTAATGAcaaaataccaaaaatatacattaaggaaaatatatattatattgattacaTACTTAATTCAACTTTTGCTCTTAaagtttaaacaaaattttaagtaatatcTTGATAGAATATACACATTATTAGCTATCTAAAATAGTGATACTGGCTCCGAATAAGGCATTTGCTGAGCAAAAGTGGTAATCCAGACCACTTTATTACAAGACACTATAGATACACTTTATTGCATACCATACagacttaataataaaatgttatagatAAGATCTTAAGGAAGATACAGCCATCATTAATGTAGTGtcttgacatctagtctgaattAAATATGTGTTAACAATCAATGTCACTCTCATTACATCAACAGTGACATATAAAGACTGCACAGCACAATGGGAACACCAGTTCCAATCGGCTATCGGGTGGGAGCAGACAAACTAGAGTGTAGTGCTACTTACTGAAGAAGAGTTGTTTCTCCAATGACCAAACATTAAAATTACTATAGTGTAAAACATTGTGAGGAATTGTGAGGTTGACCAATTGCACTGCACCAACATGTTGGACCAAAAACTACAGGCACCACATATCTTGAACCAAGTTCTGTTTCTAATCAAAATAGAGGTGCAGTATAGATTTTGTTGCCGAACCCCGTAAATACCTCTCAACCCACCAATCTTCCATGAATACCTCTCTCTATCATCCAGTTTTGTGTAGGCCTCCTTTAGATTTCAATATTTAGTCTGGTTTTGAACTAACTCCATCCAGTTTGTGCTTCATCATCACCAGCCAGAAAACGTCccctgctggacaaaggcctcccccaaacattTCCACAACAATcagtcctgtgctgccctcatccaaggtattccagcgatcttgaccagatcgtcggtccatcttgtgaggggcctgccaacactgcgtcttccggtacgtggtcgccattcgaggactttactgcccccaTTATTAGAACCCCCTGCCCCGTCacttatgtggctgctaccgtggccaccacgaGCGGGGCCGCCGGGGACTGGGGGCCGGGGCCTTATTGTGTCTATCATATTTTTGATAGGTGTTTGAGGGGTGTTTTCTGCCGTAATCGCCACGCTGCTGCTGGcaagcgggttggcgatcgcagtaagtGGTGGCCTCTTAACAAAgtatgctgctgcccatcctccatTGTTTGTATCCCTTTGTCGCCTCTTActacacccacgggaggagatggggtggtgctattctggtgccaCGCCACACGCACTTTAGTGCTTGCAGTTTtcttaaattatcatttttccATCACATCTGTGGTCTGCTTCTAGGTCTCTTTTTGCTCCAAGTCCTGTATTCCAGGATCTTTTAGCCCTATGAGAAATTTTTAGAgactatgtgtcctgcccactgccacttcagactAGCTACTTCTTTGATGGCTTTGGCGACTTTTCATTGCTCTCTAATTCAGATGTTTCTGTTGAGGTTTCTCAATGTAATCCGTATTTAATACCCACCTTGTTAGCATACGAGGCTTTGATATTATAAGCCACACATTGTGATTTAGCAACAAATGCTTATTGTcatcaacaaaaataatattatatacattgtacATAACATAATACTTACAAATTTCTCATTTGTTCAAGAACTCTTgtatctttataaataatatcagcTACAATGTGAGTTATATGAGACTCCACTTTTTCCACATCACATAATTCTTCATTTCCCACAGTGAGAGATTGCAAGTCTATATATTCACCATTTAAAGCACCGATAGCAACAGGTTCTAAGCCTAAATTACGAGCCCTCTCAGCCAGAGAAAGAGAATTTGATTTAAGGGGGGCATACTGAAATTTAAtcaaacatttaataaattttatagataTATGTAGGTACCATAGCAGTTTTAGAGTACCATAGAAGAAAGGTTTGAGATAGTTATTCACACTACTTACAACATAGGTCTGATtatgagaaaatttaaattattgcctCTCGACATATCCCTTCATTCCTGGAAACTCTGATCGTGTGTGTTATGCCTCGGATCGGAGTGATTTTGGGCATACTCACAGTGTTCtgtcaatgcatattattttacatacagCTCTACAAAGCAACACTATCACCTCAAAGCTAATATACGACTGCCACCAGTATCTGACGGAGTTATGTGCAAATGGCAACCAGGTAACTCTTCAATGGGTAAAGGGTCACAGTGACTCACGCGGCAACAATGCTGCGGATTATCTGGCCAGGTAAGGCTCGGAGATGATAGCAATAGGACCAGATCCAATTGTCCCCCTCCCCTCTAGATGGCCTACAATGGTCATACGAGATACTGGACGGAAGTGAGAGGGTGTACAAGCAAAAGAGGCCCTACTCCAAGTAGACTTcaggctctctcgcaagctactaAAACTTCCACGCCAAAGATAACGTAAATTAATCCACATTATAAGGGgccacggcccttttaacaaacatctgtttagtataggtgtcaccgacagcccgcTGTGCAGggcctgcatggaggcagaagagacggccgcacacatcattctggagtgtaggagtgtggccacttaccgggccaaacacctggggtcaccgaggactctccccgaggtcatgggtgacatcagaggtttgattaactaccttgaggagctgggatggcaagattagccacctcaccacgcaaaataggcgcgccatAGTCGTCAAGTTGCGGATACTAGCCcatgataacctataacctatattattttacatattattattgaaacaagctataagaccatgcaaaataaaccatattttaaataaaataagggtcagaacttggtgagggtaTAGTGTGCCGTACTGCTCTTTTGATTTTGGTgaatctgaaaaatctagtgcccttgGGCACTTGCCGATATCAGAAggatattcttgataatgttaaccCCAGGGGCAAACAAACTTATTATACCTTCTACTTTATTGAGTACGTAGTTCTTCTTCTGTTGAGAAGACTTACTATTTACATCcctatgtatatattatgctaTCATGTTCATaaacgtacaaaacaaatgGGTTACAGTttcaaaaatatgtaatataaaaacaaaacttaccACTAAATCAAGCTCAGATAAATTTTTGgcatttaaaatactattttcaatTGCTTGTGTCAGTTTTTTAGATTTTCTCAATGCCTCTAACACTGATTTAACTTTTTTCTTAAACTGTGCAATACTTTGATAACTATCAAATATTTCTTGAAGCCTACAACACAgacatatattaaatatttacaactaTCATTGGACTTtaagtaatacaatatttttaagacTGAAATTAAATTTAGGAATTTACCGATCAGGCAATAAGTGATTAACTGCTTCTTTACGATATCTGGCTATAAATGGCAGCGTACATCCATCCGCTAACAAAGAGATAAATCTTAAAGCGAAGTCATGCGGTACACCTTCGATGCTTGAAAGCATATCTGCCTCATTCCACAAATGACTCTCATTTCCATTTTCAAGTTCAACACTTTCGTCATCAGATTCTACCTTTTTTTTGACTTGAACTTTCGGCTTCTTAGGCTCCTTAACATTGATTTTTCGAGATTTCTCTAATTTTTCGACAGTTTTCACCGTTTTGTGTTTTGGTGAATTATTATCTTCAAGAGCTGTATTGGCTTTTCTTTTCCGCGTTGTTGGTTTCTCCATTATTACCTATATCCTATACAggcttattaaatattaagattCTTATGATGTTTAAAAGTAGAtaagaaaaacttaaattattatttttcgtgATTATTGTATGTaccaaaacaaaaaaacaataacatcataattttataaattgtaaaagttcaaattcaaattacaaaatcaaCTGTCCAAATACTTTGAATGTTTGCTATTGTCACTTTTATCCAAATGTGATAAACTGACAAATGACAATTAACAAAATGATAAATTACAGTCTACAGACTACAAGATAGtcgacattggcaaacttgtggtatacatTCCACAGGAgtcatagtaggaagaatagaatagaatacaaGATGGTCACAGCTCAAGCAACTTCTCCCTCTCCGCGTTCCCCAACCCGTTACCCGCCGTTCATAGTCATACTGCTAGTACTTAGTAGCGTTAGCAACTTGGCACACTGAAGACTGAACATCAgttgttataattattcatCTCTTTTGTTaagttctattctattctattctattcttcctactgtggcttctgtggaagatataccacagatttgccagaatcacgttagattagactaccaagctttgagtatgtgtcttctaagtttaacggtaataatcggtgttcagattacataaagtttaattttctaataatatctgaaacaaataatatacatgcttgtaagactataaatgacatacacaaatagaaatacttaaataattaattaatataagtactaaataatatttacaa is part of the Leptidea sinapis chromosome 13, ilLepSina1.1, whole genome shotgun sequence genome and harbors:
- the LOC126967531 gene encoding S1 RNA-binding domain-containing protein 1 isoform X2; the encoded protein is MEKPTTRKRKANTALEDNNSPKHKTVKTVEKLEKSRKINVKEPKKPKVQVKKKVESDDESVELENGNESHLWNEADMLSSIEGVPHDFALRFISLLADGCTLPFIARYRKEAVNHLLPDRLQEIFDSYQSIAQFKKKVKSVLEALRKSKKLTQAIENSILNAKNLSELDLVYAPLKSNSLSLAERARNLGLEPVAIGALNGEYIDLQSLTVGNEELCDVEKVESHITHIVADIIYKDTRVLEQMRNLKMETRFTLQSTRTKSSTKEVKTDENKKVDTKSDPETYKLYFEWKCPVQHIKSYQTLAINRGEDEKILSVKVLIPDWYYNKLERFCLTLWKSSHWVRKGLGDAYNRLIKPWLSRQVRSDLTTAAQKEAIKTFTSNLEKYLLTEPIKNRRICGLDPGFKAGCKVGIIDVNGSKLEACTIYPNLRNNKFDTAAGQLKELLKKHRINWSGEWDGVS